A genomic window from Companilactobacillus alimentarius DSM 20249 includes:
- a CDS encoding ROK family protein, with protein MNRLTIRRINELNVLREVFNQTPTSRADVAKNLGLTKSTVYNIFTQLSNDNLVYDIGQGNSTRSGGRKPILTNFNAQAGYTINAKINSTTISCMSNWLDGSIIDRQEFPIEGKEASQQLLALYQAIKLLKLDNNLSGISVAIGGVVKNNRVVNALNHDLANYDLVQILQSRFNVPVLIENESNLAALAIRDFSSRTIKSAAALSLTDRVGVGLIIDGELYSGFNSEAGEIGQAKFLGLGNNLPISLEEVGSDQAVLNQLEKLKNKRVVVADILRWYDLGDEEAMNILKNFQKSLTIILQNILLLFDPEKVVLSSKILRAIPDILVEVKQQLNQIMSHPLDLELADNADNDNLLGGCALITRKILDLPTAELNFKRRIMPLTN; from the coding sequence ATGAATCGATTAACGATCAGAAGAATTAATGAGTTAAATGTTTTAAGAGAGGTCTTTAATCAGACACCAACCTCTAGAGCTGATGTAGCAAAAAATCTAGGATTAACTAAGTCAACAGTTTATAATATTTTTACGCAATTATCTAACGATAATCTGGTCTATGACATTGGTCAAGGAAATAGTACTCGTAGTGGTGGTCGTAAACCAATCTTGACTAATTTTAATGCCCAAGCAGGTTATACGATTAATGCTAAGATTAATAGTACAACGATTAGTTGTATGTCTAATTGGTTAGATGGCAGTATAATTGATCGACAAGAATTTCCTATTGAAGGTAAAGAAGCCTCACAACAATTATTGGCCTTGTATCAAGCAATCAAATTGCTTAAATTGGATAATAATTTATCAGGAATATCTGTAGCTATCGGTGGTGTTGTAAAGAATAATCGAGTGGTTAATGCTTTAAATCATGATTTGGCAAATTATGACTTGGTTCAAATTTTGCAAAGCCGTTTTAATGTACCTGTTCTGATAGAAAATGAATCTAATTTAGCTGCTCTAGCTATTAGAGATTTCTCCAGTCGAACAATAAAAAGTGCTGCTGCATTGAGCCTGACTGACAGGGTCGGGGTTGGTTTGATTATTGATGGAGAATTGTATAGTGGCTTCAATAGTGAAGCAGGGGAAATTGGCCAAGCTAAATTCCTTGGACTTGGAAACAATCTTCCCATCTCTTTAGAGGAAGTAGGGTCGGATCAGGCAGTTCTTAATCAATTAGAGAAATTGAAGAACAAAAGAGTTGTAGTAGCCGACATTCTTCGTTGGTATGATTTGGGTGATGAGGAAGCCATGAATATTTTAAAAAACTTTCAAAAAAGTTTAACTATAATTTTACAAAATATTTTGCTTTTATTTGATCCAGAGAAGGTCGTCTTAAGTTCGAAAATCTTACGAGCAATTCCAGATATTCTAGTTGAGGTTAAACAACAATTAAATCAAATTATGTCACATCCGCTTGATTTAGAATTGGCTGATAATGCCGATAATGACAACTTATTAGGGGGTTGTGCATTGATTACACGAAAAATATTAGATTTACCAACGGCAGAATTAAATTTCAAGAGGAGAATCATGCCGCTTACTAATTAA
- a CDS encoding cation-translocating P-type ATPase yields the protein MKKINETKHSRYYVLDERALLDKFQTSKTGLSSETAQQRLEKNGPNALAQGKKKSLVQRFFDQFKDFMIIVLLVAAFISGVVAKEWADAGLILAVVIVNAIFGVFQESKAEEAIDALKEMSTPEAHVRRNGKLETVSSEALVVGDLVLLEAGDIVPADIRLLDSASMKIEESALTGESVPVEKESSVLPDEDIPLGDRKNMAYMNSNVTYGRGSGIVVGVGMDTQVGQIAGMINRAEETGTPLQDNLNSLGKTLTWLILIIAAVIFAVGIFNNSSGLPMNELIINMMLVAISLAVAAIPEGLPAIVTIILALGTTRMAKRKALVRKLPAVETLGSTDIVASDKTGTLTQNKMTVEKVYQYGQLQDASADISGSDKVLQVMTFSNDTKIQNDGVLVGDPTETALVQFGFDHDFKVEDELVKEPRVAEVPFDSERKLMSTIHKLPNGKFFVAVKGAPDMLLQRVNRIQATSSEVRDLTDTDKTEILQQNKSMATKALRVLAMGYKVIDEIPETVDSDTIEHDLIFAGLVGMIDPERPEAAKAVEDAKSAGIRPIMITGDHQDTAEAIAGRLGIIKPGDDGAVITGAQLDQMSDQEFAKKVKRYSVYARVSPEHKVRIVNAWQNKGKVVAMTGDGVNDAPALKSADIGIGMGITGTEVSKGASDMVLADDNFATIIVAVEEGRKVFSNIQKSIQYLLSANLGEVLTLFMMTLLGWDILLPVQLLWINLATDTFPAIALGVEPTEPGIMDRKPRGRKSSFLSGGIGSSIVYQGILEGLITLGVYGLAIMFPVHSGNAAVHADALTMAYATLALIQLFHAFNVKSTYQSIFKVHPFKNKMFNIGVAVSFIMVALTIVVPGFNSLFHVTELNLLQWAIVLGAGVLMILIVEIVKFFQRRRNA from the coding sequence ATGAAAAAAATCAATGAAACTAAACACTCCCGTTACTATGTATTAGATGAGAGGGCGTTGTTAGATAAGTTTCAAACTAGTAAAACGGGGCTGAGTAGTGAAACGGCTCAACAACGTTTAGAAAAAAACGGTCCTAATGCATTAGCACAGGGTAAGAAAAAAAGTCTGGTCCAACGTTTTTTTGATCAATTCAAGGATTTTATGATCATTGTTTTATTAGTGGCAGCTTTTATTTCAGGGGTAGTTGCTAAAGAGTGGGCTGATGCTGGCTTGATCTTAGCGGTTGTAATTGTTAATGCTATCTTCGGAGTTTTCCAAGAGTCTAAGGCCGAAGAAGCTATTGATGCTTTAAAAGAAATGTCAACTCCTGAAGCCCATGTTCGTCGTAATGGCAAATTAGAAACGGTTAGCAGTGAAGCCTTAGTAGTAGGTGATTTGGTACTTTTAGAAGCAGGGGATATTGTTCCAGCTGATATTCGTTTGCTTGATTCAGCTTCGATGAAGATTGAAGAGTCGGCTTTAACTGGAGAATCAGTTCCAGTTGAAAAAGAAAGTAGTGTATTACCTGATGAAGACATACCTCTAGGCGATCGTAAGAATATGGCTTATATGAATAGTAATGTTACTTATGGTCGTGGTTCTGGAATTGTTGTTGGCGTTGGGATGGATACACAAGTTGGTCAAATTGCCGGTATGATTAATCGGGCTGAAGAAACTGGTACCCCATTACAAGACAATTTGAATTCCTTAGGTAAAACATTAACTTGGTTAATTCTAATTATTGCAGCGGTAATTTTTGCTGTTGGTATTTTTAATAATAGCAGTGGTTTACCAATGAATGAATTGATCATTAATATGATGTTAGTAGCAATATCCTTAGCCGTAGCAGCTATTCCCGAGGGATTGCCAGCTATTGTAACAATTATTTTGGCTTTAGGTACGACGCGAATGGCCAAAAGAAAAGCTCTAGTTAGAAAATTACCCGCGGTTGAAACACTAGGCAGTACGGACATTGTTGCTTCTGATAAAACGGGTACTTTAACTCAAAATAAAATGACGGTTGAAAAAGTTTATCAATATGGTCAATTGCAGGATGCCTCAGCAGACATTTCTGGTTCTGATAAGGTGCTTCAAGTAATGACCTTTAGTAATGATACTAAGATTCAAAATGATGGAGTTTTAGTTGGAGATCCAACTGAAACAGCTTTAGTACAATTCGGATTTGATCATGATTTTAAAGTTGAAGATGAACTAGTTAAAGAACCACGTGTAGCTGAAGTACCATTTGATTCAGAACGTAAATTGATGTCAACAATCCATAAGTTACCCAATGGAAAATTTTTCGTTGCCGTTAAGGGTGCTCCAGATATGTTGTTGCAAAGAGTTAATCGAATTCAGGCTACTTCAAGCGAAGTACGTGATTTGACGGATACTGATAAAACAGAAATATTGCAACAAAATAAATCTATGGCAACAAAAGCCTTGAGAGTTTTAGCAATGGGATATAAGGTCATTGATGAAATTCCTGAAACGGTTGATTCTGATACAATCGAACACGATTTGATTTTTGCTGGATTAGTTGGAATGATTGATCCTGAACGTCCAGAAGCTGCTAAGGCGGTTGAAGATGCTAAAAGTGCTGGTATTCGTCCAATTATGATTACAGGGGACCATCAAGATACAGCCGAAGCTATTGCGGGTCGTTTGGGAATCATCAAACCTGGAGATGACGGAGCGGTTATTACAGGTGCTCAGTTGGATCAAATGAGTGATCAGGAATTTGCCAAAAAAGTAAAAAGATATTCTGTTTATGCACGTGTTTCACCTGAACACAAAGTTAGAATTGTTAATGCTTGGCAGAATAAAGGAAAAGTTGTTGCTATGACTGGTGATGGCGTCAACGATGCCCCAGCTTTGAAATCCGCTGATATTGGTATTGGAATGGGTATCACAGGAACTGAGGTGTCCAAAGGAGCCTCTGATATGGTTTTAGCGGATGATAACTTTGCCACGATTATTGTTGCCGTTGAAGAAGGTAGAAAAGTCTTTTCAAATATTCAGAAATCAATTCAATATTTGCTTTCAGCCAATTTAGGTGAAGTTTTAACCTTGTTTATGATGACACTATTGGGTTGGGATATTTTGTTGCCGGTTCAATTACTTTGGATCAATTTAGCAACAGATACATTTCCTGCGATTGCTTTAGGGGTTGAACCTACTGAACCGGGAATCATGGATAGAAAGCCACGTGGTCGTAAATCTAGCTTCTTAAGTGGTGGAATTGGTTCATCCATTGTTTACCAAGGAATTTTAGAAGGTCTGATTACGCTGGGTGTATACGGCTTAGCAATTATGTTCCCAGTCCACAGTGGCAATGCAGCTGTTCACGCTGATGCCTTGACGATGGCTTATGCAACATTGGCCTTGATCCAGTTGTTCCATGCTTTCAATGTGAAATCAACGTATCAATCAATCTTTAAAGTTCATCCTTTCAAAAATAAGATGTTCAATATAGGTGTTGCAGTTTCCTTTATCATGGTAGCCTTAACAATTGTTGTACCTGGATTTAATAGTCTTTTCCACGTGACAGAATTAAATCTATTGCAATGGGCAATTGTGTTAGGTGCTGGCGTCTTGATGATCTTGATTGTAGAAATTGTCAAATTCTTTCAGCGTCGAAGAAATGCTTAG
- a CDS encoding PTS sugar transporter subunit IIC — MKNIISGFQNRFLPALAKFGNLKYMVVLRDGMIITIPFTIFGSIFMIVANLPFTWWADFIKPISGYLNAAVTVTFGILALIVAMGISYQSAKANKLDTMTGTVIPTVAFLLAMLNDKLTIDPADLGSGGIFTAIVVCIISSEIIRFCVARNWTIELPDSVPPAVAKSFSSLIPGSIALFIVWLIRVVLHININSVIQLIFSPLVVGLDSIWGIELAIFLVVALWVVGVHGTNVIGSIYTPVFLSFLTANINAVSKGHAPVHIAADGFLNFGLTIGGTGAILGLVLCMFTAKSKRYKAMRNLGIMPSVFNISEPIMFGLPVVLNPTLMVPFIVTPMVLEFITYYLMKFGVISMIVAQVPWTTPTIISGFLMTGGDWRAAVWQLIELIIAVAAYYPFFRVLDRQELKTEQAEESSKDDANDSITDTSVKGA, encoded by the coding sequence ATGAAAAACATTATTTCTGGATTTCAAAATAGATTTTTGCCAGCTTTAGCAAAATTTGGAAATCTGAAGTATATGGTAGTACTTCGTGATGGGATGATTATCACCATTCCATTCACAATTTTTGGTAGTATTTTTATGATTGTCGCTAACTTACCATTTACTTGGTGGGCCGATTTTATTAAACCAATTTCGGGTTATTTGAATGCGGCAGTTACTGTTACTTTTGGTATTTTAGCTTTGATTGTTGCTATGGGGATCAGCTATCAATCAGCTAAGGCTAATAAACTTGATACTATGACAGGAACAGTTATTCCCACGGTTGCATTTTTGTTAGCTATGTTAAATGATAAATTGACAATTGATCCAGCTGATCTTGGATCTGGCGGTATTTTTACTGCGATTGTTGTTTGTATTATTTCTAGTGAAATTATTCGTTTCTGTGTTGCTCGTAATTGGACCATTGAGTTACCAGATTCCGTTCCACCTGCAGTTGCTAAGTCATTTTCTTCTTTGATCCCTGGCTCAATTGCACTTTTCATAGTTTGGCTCATAAGAGTTGTATTGCATATTAACATCAATTCCGTTATTCAATTGATTTTCTCACCACTTGTTGTTGGTTTGGATAGCATCTGGGGAATTGAATTAGCTATCTTCTTGGTTGTGGCACTTTGGGTCGTTGGTGTTCATGGTACCAACGTTATCGGAAGTATTTACACACCAGTCTTTCTAAGCTTTTTAACAGCTAATATCAATGCTGTTTCTAAAGGTCATGCACCAGTACATATTGCAGCTGATGGATTTTTGAATTTCGGATTAACCATCGGTGGTACTGGAGCTATTTTAGGGTTAGTTCTTTGTATGTTTACAGCCAAGAGTAAACGCTACAAGGCAATGCGTAATTTAGGTATTATGCCTTCAGTATTCAATATTAGTGAACCTATTATGTTTGGTTTACCAGTTGTTTTAAATCCTACCTTGATGGTTCCATTCATCGTTACACCAATGGTTTTGGAATTCATTACTTATTATCTAATGAAGTTTGGCGTTATCAGTATGATCGTTGCACAAGTACCTTGGACAACACCAACGATTATCAGTGGCTTCTTAATGACTGGTGGTGATTGGCGTGCCGCCGTTTGGCAATTAATAGAATTAATCATAGCCGTTGCCGCTTATTATCCGTTCTTTAGAGTACTTGATCGTCAAGAATTAAAGACTGAACAGGCAGAAGAATCAAGTAAAGATGATGCTAACGATTCAATTACCGATACGTCAGTAAAGGGAGCTTAA
- the yicI gene encoding alpha-xylosidase, with product MKFTNGYWMNREEFNIDSPMEIYEAKKVDNTLKAFAPFKKVESRGDQLNLGATTLTITSPVENVIGVKLEHFDSDDHGPRFKINDLKPSVKVDVDKCVASLQSGDLRLELPLKQDFSLKFLSDKKLVTESPLKAQGVIYDRETKKSYMREQLSMDIDEKIYGLGERFGNFVKNGQSIDTWNQDGGTGSEQAYKNIPFYISSRGYGVFVDEPQKVSFEVGSENVDRVQFSTEGQSLQYYVIYGPTTQEVLHRYTQLTGKINLPPAWSFGLWLSTSFTTDYSEETVLKFIDGMKERHIPLDVFHFDCFWQKGFEWCTLNWDKEQFPDPEGLLRKIHDRGIKVCVWLNPYIAQKSLLFKEAKDKGYLIKRQNGDVWQWDLWQAGNGFVDFTNPDAKKWYQDKLKDLLKMGVDCFKTDFGERIPVDDVKFFDGSNPQQEHNYYTLQYNQAVYEAIEEIKGKEEAVVFARSATTGSQSYPVHWGGDCLSNYSSMRDTLRGGLSFLLSGFGFWSHDIGGFEDGDDRPTADLYKRWTQFGLLSSHSRYHGSNVYRVPWNFDEEAVKNTKRYVDLKLSLMPYLYTQASHSAHFGNPLMRPMFMEFADDPNVYDNGTQYMFGSQILVAPIFNDQGKAHFYLPGGTWTSILDNQVYQAPESGKWVNQKFDKLSLPVLVRENSIIVRNEKAAHASYNYTKDVDIHLYQLQEGIVSTKVVDIHGQDVAQIIAKRKGDKISVETKGITGDINVYLHDSELIESAKLINNKAEFVV from the coding sequence GTGAAGTTTACTAATGGGTATTGGATGAATCGTGAGGAATTTAATATTGATTCACCAATGGAGATTTATGAAGCTAAGAAAGTCGATAACACTTTAAAAGCCTTTGCTCCATTTAAAAAGGTTGAAAGTCGTGGGGATCAGTTGAATCTGGGAGCAACGACCTTAACGATTACTTCACCAGTTGAAAATGTTATTGGCGTCAAACTCGAACATTTTGATAGTGATGATCATGGACCAAGATTTAAAATTAATGATTTAAAGCCAAGTGTCAAAGTTGATGTAGATAAGTGTGTTGCATCACTACAAAGTGGAGATTTGCGACTTGAGTTACCTTTGAAACAAGACTTTAGTTTGAAATTTTTATCGGATAAAAAATTAGTTACAGAGTCACCCTTGAAAGCTCAAGGTGTAATTTATGATCGTGAGACTAAGAAGAGTTATATGCGTGAGCAATTGTCGATGGACATTGACGAAAAAATTTATGGTTTAGGTGAACGATTTGGCAATTTTGTTAAAAATGGTCAATCGATCGATACTTGGAACCAAGATGGCGGTACTGGAAGCGAACAAGCATATAAAAATATTCCATTTTATATCAGTAGTCGTGGCTATGGGGTCTTTGTCGATGAGCCACAGAAAGTTTCATTTGAAGTTGGTTCTGAAAATGTTGATCGAGTTCAATTTAGTACTGAAGGACAATCGCTTCAGTATTACGTTATTTATGGACCAACAACTCAAGAGGTTTTACACCGTTATACGCAATTGACTGGGAAGATTAATCTACCACCAGCTTGGTCGTTTGGTCTATGGTTGAGTACGTCTTTTACAACTGACTATAGTGAAGAAACTGTTTTGAAATTTATTGATGGTATGAAAGAACGTCACATTCCATTGGATGTTTTCCATTTCGATTGTTTTTGGCAAAAAGGGTTTGAATGGTGTACTTTAAATTGGGATAAAGAACAATTTCCTGATCCAGAAGGTTTGTTAAGGAAAATACATGACCGAGGTATCAAAGTTTGTGTTTGGTTAAATCCTTATATTGCACAAAAATCACTCTTATTCAAAGAAGCAAAAGATAAGGGCTATTTAATCAAGCGACAAAATGGTGACGTTTGGCAATGGGATCTTTGGCAAGCTGGTAATGGTTTCGTCGATTTTACCAATCCTGATGCTAAGAAGTGGTATCAAGATAAATTGAAAGATTTGTTGAAAATGGGTGTCGACTGTTTCAAAACCGATTTTGGTGAAAGAATTCCAGTTGATGATGTGAAATTCTTTGATGGTTCCAATCCACAACAAGAACATAATTATTACACATTACAATATAATCAAGCAGTTTATGAAGCTATTGAGGAAATTAAAGGTAAAGAGGAAGCCGTTGTCTTTGCTCGTTCTGCCACTACTGGATCACAATCATACCCAGTTCATTGGGGTGGGGATTGTTTATCGAATTATAGTTCTATGCGTGATACTTTACGTGGGGGATTATCATTCTTATTATCAGGTTTTGGTTTTTGGAGCCATGATATCGGTGGCTTTGAAGATGGGGATGATCGACCAACAGCAGATCTTTACAAGCGTTGGACACAATTTGGACTTCTGTCATCGCATAGTCGCTATCACGGCAGTAATGTATATCGAGTTCCATGGAACTTTGATGAAGAAGCTGTCAAGAATACTAAACGTTATGTAGACTTAAAGTTGTCACTGATGCCGTATCTCTATACGCAAGCTTCTCATAGTGCTCATTTTGGGAATCCTTTAATGAGGCCAATGTTTATGGAATTTGCAGATGATCCTAATGTCTATGACAATGGGACTCAATATATGTTTGGCTCGCAAATTTTAGTGGCACCAATCTTTAATGATCAAGGTAAGGCTCATTTTTATTTACCAGGCGGTACGTGGACAAGTATTTTAGATAATCAAGTTTATCAAGCTCCAGAATCGGGTAAATGGGTCAATCAAAAATTTGATAAATTAAGTCTACCTGTATTAGTGCGTGAAAATAGTATTATTGTCCGTAATGAAAAAGCAGCTCATGCATCCTATAATTATACAAAGGATGTTGATATTCATTTGTATCAATTGCAAGAAGGAATTGTCTCAACTAAGGTAGTTGATATTCATGGTCAAGATGTGGCTCAGATTATTGCCAAACGTAAAGGAGATAAAATCTCTGTTGAAACAAAGGGTATTACTGGTGATATAAATGTCTATTTACATGATAGTGAATTGATAGAGAGCGCAAAACTGATTAATAATAAGGCTGAATTTGTGGTGTAA
- a CDS encoding SLAP domain-containing protein: protein MVLATDVESSEQQGLSAAQNDANNAAFMTEVAKYGYRSVIYTMGSWVGSVMTVGQGWIASYPYSPSGKEWYTSEHAWQWSSSYTFNGSYGYFDVSELYDSYFTSYTSPSGTTTNDSSSDDSATTNSGSNSDSATSSSSNIVKVNNTSASYVPLMALQSDGTMQRITNRNLANNSSWKTDQTKSVNGVTYYRVATNEWIAANYISGNSSSSAVTDSGSTSSTTNVIKVDNASSYAVQLVALQSDGTMKGITNRLLANDSTWKTDQTKVVNGVTYYSVGNNEWVNASYVLK, encoded by the coding sequence ATGGTTTTAGCTACTGATGTTGAAAGCTCTGAACAACAAGGATTGTCAGCGGCTCAAAATGATGCCAATAACGCAGCCTTCATGACAGAAGTTGCTAAGTATGGTTACCGTTCTGTAATTTATACAATGGGTTCATGGGTTGGTTCAGTCATGACAGTTGGTCAAGGCTGGATTGCTTCTTATCCATATAGTCCAAGCGGTAAAGAATGGTATACAAGTGAACATGCATGGCAATGGTCTAGTTCATATACATTTAATGGTAGTTACGGATACTTTGATGTTTCTGAACTCTATGACAGCTACTTCACAAGTTACACTTCACCAAGTGGAACAACTACAAATGATAGTAGTTCTGATGATTCTGCAACAACTAACAGCGGTTCTAATTCCGATAGTGCTACTAGTTCATCCAGTAACATTGTCAAAGTAAACAATACTTCTGCTAGTTACGTTCCTTTGATGGCTTTGCAAAGTGATGGTACAATGCAAAGAATTACTAATCGTAATTTAGCCAATAATAGTTCATGGAAGACAGATCAAACTAAATCTGTTAATGGTGTGACATATTATCGTGTTGCTACAAACGAATGGATTGCTGCAAACTACATTAGTGGTAATAGTAGCTCATCAGCTGTAACTGATAGTGGTTCAACAAGTTCAACAACTAACGTGATTAAAGTTGATAATGCTTCTTCATATGCCGTTCAATTGGTCGCTCTTCAAAGCGATGGAACAATGAAGGGAATTACTAACCGTCTTCTAGCAAATGATAGTACATGGAAGACAGACCAAACAAAGGTTGTTAACGGTGTAACTTATTACAGTGTTGGTAATAATGAATGGGTTAATGCTAGTTATGTTCTAAAATAA
- a CDS encoding glycoside hydrolase family 1 protein, producing MYYQKLKKFPKNFLWGAASAAYQIEGAWNEDGKGPSIWDTFSKIPGKTFHGTNGDVAVDHYHRYKEDVDLMAKMGLKAYRFSISWSRIIPDGDGEVNQAGIEFYSNLIDELRKNKIEPIITLYHWDIPQASQDKYHGWESREVIEAFKKYCRAVFEAYGSRVRYWVTFNEQNVFTAMGYRWASHPPNVTDIKRMYAANHIVNLANAEAINLFHQMVPNDQIGPSFGYGPAYPITADPKDVLAADNADDFNNNWWLDVYCRGKYPTLVMNHLKNLGVAPTVTFEDTKLLKSAKPDFLGINYYHGGTFQQNQIEHPDKGNQHEKKISKTDPYLMQPKDAQAQTPETPMFDSVQNPYLDKTQWGWEIDPIGFRITLRRVYEKYQLPIMVTENGLGAQDKLEANGVINDQYRIDYLQTHIIEMQRALTDGVDILGYCAWSFTDLLSWLNGYKKRYGFVYINRNDDDQKDLARIPKKSFYWYRDFIRKN from the coding sequence ATGTATTATCAAAAACTAAAAAAGTTTCCTAAAAATTTTCTCTGGGGAGCGGCCTCGGCTGCTTATCAGATTGAAGGCGCTTGGAATGAGGATGGTAAGGGTCCCTCAATTTGGGATACATTTTCTAAGATTCCAGGGAAAACTTTTCATGGAACAAATGGTGATGTGGCTGTTGATCATTATCATCGGTATAAAGAAGACGTTGATTTAATGGCTAAAATGGGATTAAAAGCATATCGCTTTTCCATTTCTTGGTCGAGAATTATTCCTGATGGTGATGGAGAGGTCAATCAAGCTGGAATAGAGTTTTACAGTAATCTGATTGATGAACTGAGGAAAAATAAAATTGAACCAATCATTACCTTGTATCATTGGGATATACCACAAGCTTCACAAGATAAATATCATGGCTGGGAATCACGCGAAGTGATTGAAGCTTTTAAAAAATATTGTCGAGCTGTTTTTGAAGCATATGGTAGTAGAGTACGTTATTGGGTAACATTCAATGAACAAAATGTTTTTACGGCAATGGGATATCGTTGGGCATCACATCCACCTAACGTGACGGATATTAAGCGAATGTATGCGGCTAATCATATTGTTAATTTAGCAAATGCTGAGGCCATCAATTTATTTCATCAAATGGTTCCAAACGATCAAATTGGACCAAGCTTTGGTTATGGTCCAGCTTATCCAATTACAGCCGATCCTAAAGACGTCTTAGCTGCTGATAATGCCGATGATTTTAATAACAACTGGTGGTTGGATGTTTATTGTCGAGGAAAATATCCGACTTTAGTTATGAATCATTTAAAGAATTTGGGGGTAGCACCAACAGTAACATTTGAGGATACAAAATTATTGAAGTCAGCTAAACCTGATTTTCTAGGAATTAACTATTATCATGGAGGGACTTTCCAGCAAAACCAAATAGAACATCCCGATAAGGGGAATCAACATGAAAAAAAAATTTCTAAAACGGATCCCTACTTGATGCAACCTAAAGATGCACAGGCACAAACTCCAGAAACACCGATGTTTGATAGTGTTCAAAATCCATATTTAGATAAAACCCAGTGGGGATGGGAAATTGATCCAATAGGATTTCGAATTACTTTACGTCGAGTTTACGAAAAATATCAGTTGCCAATCATGGTTACTGAAAATGGGTTAGGTGCGCAGGATAAATTGGAAGCAAATGGCGTTATTAATGACCAATATCGAATTGATTATTTACAAACTCATATTATCGAAATGCAGCGTGCGTTAACTGACGGAGTAGATATTTTAGGTTATTGTGCTTGGTCGTTTACTGATTTATTGAGTTGGCTAAATGGTTATAAGAAACGTTATGGCTTTGTTTATATAAATCGAAATGATGATGATCAAAAGGATCTAGCTAGAATTCCTAAGAAGAGTTTCTATTGGTATCGAGATTTCATAAGAAAAAACTAA
- a CDS encoding GH25 family lysozyme, with product MVLKKRIIVALTTLMSMVVLFFCATNVQAARVDMVDVSNNNGAMTVSNFKDMHDNYGVKAMVTKISEGTSFKDTTAAGNIAAAKSAGLYVNGYHYARYSSVSGAKAEADYAAKLAQADGFSY from the coding sequence ATGGTTTTAAAGAAAAGGATTATTGTAGCTCTTACTACATTAATGTCGATGGTAGTCTTGTTTTTCTGTGCAACTAATGTTCAAGCTGCACGTGTAGATATGGTGGATGTATCCAATAATAATGGTGCAATGACTGTTTCTAATTTTAAAGATATGCATGACAACTATGGTGTTAAAGCGATGGTTACTAAAATTAGTGAAGGTACATCTTTCAAAGATACAACGGCTGCTGGTAATATTGCAGCTGCTAAATCTGCTGGACTTTATGTTAATGGTTATCATTATGCTAGATATAGTAGTGTCAGTGGTGCTAAGGCGGAAGCTGATTACGCTGCAAAGCTTGCTCAGGCAGATGGTTTTAGCTACTGA